The Anabrus simplex isolate iqAnaSimp1 chromosome 1, ASM4041472v1, whole genome shotgun sequence genome window below encodes:
- the mRpS21 gene encoding small ribosomal subunit protein bS21m, with protein MVLRHTPFIARTVLVRNGNVDEACKLLNRILGREGIFDQYRRTRYYEKPFQTRRRINYEKCKAIYNEDMDRKIKFVLRKNRLEPFPGCY; from the coding sequence ATGGTACTCCGTCATACACCGTTTATAGCTCGTACagttttagtgagaaatggaaatGTGGACGAAGCTTGTAAACTTTTGAACAGGATATTAGGAAGAGAAGGTATTTTTGATCAGTATCGTCGTACTCGTTACTACGAAAAACCATTTCAGACTCGACGAAGAATTAACTATGAGAAGTGTAAAGCTATATACAATGAAGACATGGACCGAAAAATAAAGTTCGTATTAAGGAAAAATAGACTTGAACCATTTCCTGGCTGCTATTGA